The Neofelis nebulosa isolate mNeoNeb1 chromosome 1, mNeoNeb1.pri, whole genome shotgun sequence sequence cacatgcctggcacacagcaggtgtgaGATAAGTGTGTCCTGagtaaaatatatgtgtgcatactTGGTGCACATGTCCACATGTCCACAGAAGCCCCTGTCAGGGTGCAAAAAGGTTACTAAGGGTGTGAGCACACACTTCTGTGTGCCCAGACATAAACTTGGATCTCCCTTGGCTGGGCCAGACCAGGCTGGGCCACTTCCTGGGCACATACAGGCCTCTGGCGATTTGTTGGTGACAGTGTGGGGCACTGCTAAGGGTGCAttgtggcatgtgtgtgtgcgcatgtgaacgtgtgtgtgtgtgtgtgtgtgtgtgtgtgtgtgtgtgcatgtaggaAGAGGCGTGCGCTCACTTAGACCTTGCTTCTTTCTGTGGTTCGGTTTCTATAGAGACACTTCCTGTGGCAGAGAAAAGAGGTAGTGAGCTGGTGTTTCAGGATGTGAAGGCCCACAGGAGCGGAGCTGGGCTCTCTCTGTTGCCTGCCTGCCACCGTGCAAGCTTTGGCCGGGGCTGCCCACAGTCCCCATGGTGGGCACTCCTCACGGCAGGGACTCGTGAACAGCAACGGCATGCCGGGGAAGCCCAAGCACCTGGGCGTCCCCAACGGGCGCATGGTGAGTGTGGGCTCCAGGCCAggcccgggggagggggtgggcacacCCAGGGTGGAGCCCAGGAGGCACACCCGGCAGGGTTGGGGAAGAGCCTGCATGCTGCTAGTGGGCGGGAGAAGTTGGGTACAGACAGGAGCAGGTAGTAGGACCTGGTGCCCTTCCTGTAGGACCTTCCAGATGGCCCTGCTGGGGACCTAAGGCAACCTTGGGCATGACAGCAGAGTACAGTGGTCACAGGCTTCTGGTACCCACTGCTCCCTCTCCTGCCACTTTGGTACCATCTAGGCTGGGAGACCTACATGGCCCTTGACCCCTGCACACACCCCCAGAGGCCCAGGCCTCCACATCTCACTTAGCCTCAGCCTTCCCCTACTCATCCCATGTCCTGATGCCCAAAGTCAGGTAAGGGGCAACCTTCAAGTGGGTCACTGCCCTTTAGCTAGACCTGCTCCAGAGGCTTCATGCCAGAACTAGTAGTCTTTGGGCAGCCTGGGATGGGTCAGTAGGCTCAGGCCAGCTTGGTACATCTTGTCTTTTCTATTCCTGGGCTACTGGGAAGGGTGGGAGTAGCTGGGCACTAGGATGCCTTGGCTATTactgctgccccaccccctgaAGCCTCTCCCTGGCTGCTTGGCCTCCAAATCAGAGCTTCCCTTGGACAGTCcagcttctttattcattcagctaATGGGGCAGGCTGTACTAGGCCTTTCCTCCCTAGGATACCAGCCCACTTGGCAGAACCCCATCTCCAGGAAGGCCAGACGGTGTCCTAGCCTCCAACCTAGCCCCAGCCTAGGACTATGGGACAAGGCCAATGGGCCTAGAGAGACCTGGATTCCACTCTTGGCTCTGTGTCCCTTACTAGGGGTCCTCTCTGACCCATACTAGGGTCCTCTCTGACTCTCAGtatcttcacctataaaatgaggaaattggaACAGATCTTAAAGTCATCTTGTTGAGATGACCAAGTAGAATGATGAATATGAGGCCCTTGACCCATTGTGGGGGCTCCATAAATGTCAGCCCCATGCCTCCCTTCATTCTCAGTACCTCTTCATCGATCCCCTGCCTCACTCAGGAACTGAGGTTTTACCCTCCTAATTCCCTACTAATTCCTAAGGCTTTTCTCCACCTCTCCTTTGTCTAGTGTCTCCTTGTTGCCCAGCCCCAGGCTAGCTtggtgggagagaggcaaaccccTCCAAGCTGACTCAGTCCCCACCTCACTGTCTCTGCCATCAACCTAACTTTGAAAGTTCAAGAACCTACAGTCCTCTCACTCCAACCCAGAGACATGGCACTAGGGTATGCAGGCCAAGGACACTGGGCCACTCCCACGACCACCCCAGATGGGGTGGGTTGGTGCTGGGTTGGTGCTTTTGAGCAGTGTCCAGGACTTCAGGGCAACTGAGGATGCCCCGGGACAGAccctgcctctgtccctgccACATCAGCCCATGGCTTCTCTACCCAAAAGTCATTCAGAGCAGGGATGACTGACTGCATCAGGATGCTGAAGGCAGCCAGCAGGTAGAGGGGCCTGCATCTGAACCCAGACTATCTGACTCAATGCCTTTGCTCTCCCACCTCCCAGAACTGCCTGGCTCtgtcctccccctcttccccctgcaACCACCCCCACCCACCGCTGCCATCACTCCCTGCTGAGGCAGCTTCATTTGTTAGCCTCGGCTTTCTGCCACTCAGCTTGTCAGGCAGTTGCAATGAAACCTGTCACTTAAAGAtggctcccagccccctcccagagACATCGTTACACAACCCCAATTGCCACTTCATTTGTTCATgcagtcattcattcagcaaccCCTCCATAGGTCTGCTCCATGCTGGCCCTGTCCTAGGCACTGAAGACCCAAACCCATCATCCTAGCCCCTGCCCTCATGCAGCTCCCAGTCTGGCAAGGCACAAAAGATGTGGGTACAAATACCAGAAGAGAGTTCAGATTTGGGTAAGAGCCATGGGTCCAGGGTAGAGAAAGCTTGAGGAGGACCTGAGGAGGGAGAACTGACTTCTTGTCTCATTTTGTGCATCATAGTAGGAAGCTCTTGAAAGGATATGCCatctggaggaggggagggcatggGGAAGCGTCTGGATGTGGGGAAACACAGGGTGTTTGTACAGGGACATGGCCTAAGGGGAAGCTGGGCCTAAAGCCTGGAGAGGAGGGGTTATCATATCCTGTCACTCTCAGGGGGCCCAGGTAGTCATCCCATCTGGGGAGACCTGCAAGGCAGAGCCTACTGTAGCTCTGTCTGTATTCTTGGCATCCAGCTCGGGGCTAGGGTTCAGCTCCACAGGATTGGCTCAGGCTGAAGGGGCCAGGCACCCAGGGTTCTCTGTGCACATACCCAGAGAGGATCTTGGGGCCTCCGTTTCCCCTAAccaggatgaaatgagatgatggTACAGAGTGCCCAGCACAGAAGATGCTAAATAATTCGCCCCTTCCTTTGAGGTCTGACCCCTACAGAGGGCAGAGTTCAAGAGGACCCCCTGGGCTCTTTACCCCTGATTGACTTTGCCCACCTGTGTCCAAAGGGCTAAGGCCCTGGGCCTGCCAGCTCCCCTGGTACATCTCCTGCCCGCCCAGGGAGGCAGCTTGGTGGAGAAAATAACTCAGGCTCCAGAGTCAGGCACACCTGGATTTTAACTTCAGCTCAGCCACTTCCCCACTGTGTGAGTTCtttgggcctcggtttcctcgtctgtaaaatgggggtagtaATACCTGCCACGCAGGATAAGGATTTGAGGATGGAGTGAGTGAGAACATGGATGTGTATTGTCCGAGAGTGCCTGCCACACAAGTGGAGCTCAGAAATGTTGCTCCTCCACACTCACCTTAGTATTCTTAGATACCAGCGGTTCTGCcaggcttaagaaaaaaaattatggcaaACTGAGGCCTGACCATGGGTCAGAGTTTCACCTTCCACCACACCCTTCCtcatcctttcttccccttttctcccatTCACTCACCACTTCTCAGGCAAGTCGGGGTGAGGCAAGGCAGGCCCTGCTCAGCACAACTTCCCTAAGCCTGGCAGCCTGGGCAGGTGGGAGCCCTGGTCAGCAGAGCTCCTGACGGCTCTATGCCAGCGACTTTCACACACTCACTCACCCTTCCTAGCAGCCCCAAGGAGTTGGAAATGCCGAGCCCCCTTCTGCCCAGGGGGAAACCGAGGTCCAGAGGAAGACGTTGCTTGCCCTTGAGTGGCTGACCTGAAATTGGACTCTATCCTAACTCCCTCCCACCTCTGGATCTCTCTCCCTACCGCATCTCAGCCCCAACTATACATATCAACAACCAGTGGGGCAAGAGGGGCCGAGAAGCATGACTTGCCGGCCACAGATATGGGGCGTTCAGAAGTAAAGGATCCTTGCCAAAGGAGGTGCTGGGGCCTCATGGGATGGCAGAGGAGGACTGCTAGGGTCCTGATGGCTGCTTGCTAGCACCAGAGCAAGGAGGGTGCTTCATGGGAGGGAGTTCAGGTTGGCTCCCTCTGTAAACCAGACCTGCCCTCTAGGAGCTACCAAATGATAAGGAGAGAGGCCTAGCCATGGGCGGACAGCAGTGTGGTAGGCAGGAGGATTCAGGGAAACTGGTGGTGTTTGTAGGTGACTGATGTCAGTGAGTAGAGATCGGAGAGCAGTCAGTTCAGTGAGGGGAGCAGGAGCAGACACGCAGCAAGAGAAAGCAgtgaagcaggaagcaggagTGTGAAGGGGTGTGGGGAACCTAGAAAAGTTTGATAAAGTGTAGGGTGCAGTGAGAAGGAGGGAAATGGGGGAGGCTGAAGGGATTCATTAGTCAGGCCCCGGGCTGCGCTTCGACTGTTAACACAGCAGCTGCTCCACTTCCCAGGGCAGGGAGCTTGGCCACCACCTGAGAGCCAGTCCCACCTAAAGACACACACAGGCAATTCCACACAAGGTCAAGAATAAAACCAAATAGGAGTGTGGGCTGGCTTCTGCCCCAGGCGCCTTTACCCAGTCTGTGGCTCCAGGCCTGCCGCAGCAGCAGTGGGGGCTCTGAGCTAGTGTGCGTATCTGAGTCCCAGGATGGAGGGCAGGCCAGAGAGAGGCCAGTGGCAAGGAGTGGGGGACGGTAGGGGGGCAAGAGGTGGCCATGCGGCCACCCCGGAGGGGAAGGCAGGATGGTTCCAAAAGACCCATGCAAAGGGTGGTGAGAGCAGCCCTGAGGGTGGCAAAGCCACAGAGCAGTTGAGGCTGGTACGTGTGGCATGAGTAGGGCTgccaggaaaggaaggagcaagCCGGAGGTTACCCTGGGTTTCAACTCGTCCTCTTCATGCAACCCAGGAATTGGGACTTTCTCTGGCAGCCCCTGGAGCTGACCCggaagaagggaagaagccaTCACATGGGGGGTGCAGAGGCAGGAGGGCGAGGGCTGGGGCGGGTCAGGAGAGGGCGCCCCTCTCCTGGCAAGCCCCCAGGAGGGGCTTGGTACGCTGGCCAATGGGCTCGGTGCTCGGCCATGCTCTGATCTGTGCTAACTTTCCTCTCCAGTAACGTCTCACCTCCACATTCTAGGTGGGAGACGAGGCTTAGGGAGGAGCCCGAGGGCGTAAGAGTAAaaaagggcagagctgggatttgactCTGAGTCTGACAGGCCCCAACACCTGTGCTCCATAGCAGGGCTAGCAAACTCAAAGTGGAGCATGGTCAAGACTAATGTAACAGCAGCAATAACAGTAATGTTCCATGAAAGTTTACTACATATCAGATAGTGTTCTGAGTTCCTTATctatatatttaacttatttaatcacAGGAATCTTTTGAAATCAGGAGAAGTATTTGCCCCATTTCTGCAGagaaagaaattgaggcacagagaggtgaagtgccttgtgcaaggtcacacagcacaaATTGAACTCAGGCGGTCTGGGGCAGCACTTGCCTCCATAAGTAACATGAATGTGGCAAACTGGCCTCAGAGACCTCTGAACAGAGCATGAGCCCCTTGTAGGGAAGGCAGTCGCTGTTCAATGCCAGCCAAAGTTGTCATGCTGGGGAGAAGCTCTGGGTAGCTGAGGCATCACAGGAGTTTATGTAAaactcctgatttttaaatgtgggaaacacctttaaacttaaaaagaaaaaaagtctgagaGCCAAGATATTAATTATGTACTAACATATTTGCGGGCCAGCTCTGGCTCACAGATATGGAACCTGAGTGTTCCCAGGTGAGAGTGGGGAGCATAGAGGGAGATCCCAGataggagggcagggagaggcttCCTGGGAGAGATGTTTGTAGACCTGTTTCCAGTGGGGATGTAACAACGGGACAGGTGGTCCCTGTGACAGGACTAGTGGGAAGAggatgtgagagagagaaagggaaggggggatGATCGGGCCCTGGTGCTAAGAGCCCAGGTAGTGGGAAGAAAGACAGGATGTAGGGAAACTGGTTTGGTGCCTTACTCTGGTAGTGGCAGAGGTGGCTTCTCCTTGGGACTGGGTGAGTTCAAAGGGCTTGTGGGACATTTGGGCAGAGATGTTAGCGGGAAGTTGGCTACGTGGGTTTGGATCTGGGGAGATgtgggagagggaaaggcagagtcagggaggggtggaggccaTCTTGTGTGGGTAGGAGATGAGGAGGAAACTGGAGGAGCTGCTAGGAAGGTAGGAAGACCAAGGGAAACCACTGCAAGAGTCATTTTGAAAGGAGAGTTTTTTCTATTTCACTAATGGTTGGATTCCCAGAGAAGTCGGAGTTGtacgtggggggtggggggggaggatgaAGTTGGTCTCTGCAGCAgtgctactcaaaatgtggtccatgaACCAGTGCATCAGCATTgcctgagaacttgttagaaatggagAGCCTCAGACCCCATCCTGGACCTACTGAGCCAGAATCTCTGGAGGTGGTTTCCTACTGGTCATTTTAATACACACTAGAGTTTGAGAATGACTGCTTTACATTCTAAAATTGCATCCTGATCCCAGCCCAAGATGGGGTGGGGCCCATGGTCTCTCAGGGTCTTCCTCTCCAAGAGGAAACAGTTGCAACAAAGAGATCACTGGCTACAGAGACACCTTTCCTTCCTCAAAGACACCAGCAAACATTGATACAGCACTTACCACATGCTGGCCACTGTTCTCAGTGCTGGAAATGTATTAAACTGATTTGATCCTCACAATAGTCCCAGAAGGtaagttactattattatcaccaGCCTCTATTACAGATGCAAACAAACAAGTAACAAGTTActcagctagtaaatggcagagacaAGATTCAAAGTCTGTGCTGATcctcaccatgctgtacatctGGGCTTACCCAGCAAgtgctgagggaggagggaaccaGGGGCAAATGGAAAGTAACTGGCATAAAGTCCAGCACACAGTGGTTGGCACATGATGGAAGGGGAGCCGGGAGTAGCCTGAGCAAAATGCTGAGCAAGCAGTGACCCCACTGGGAATGCCCAGCATGGCCCTCCAGGGAGAGGAAAACAAGCTCCAGTCCTGGGGCCTGAGCCCAGAGCTGTCCCTTGAGAATCTACcccgggctctgctctgactgtCTACCTTGGGTCTCTTATAGGTTCTGGCTGTCTCAGATGGAGGTAAGTGACAGAGGGTACAGAGGAGGcctgactggggtgggggagggtatgTGGAAAAAGGTGGGGACACCTCTTGCTATCTTTCCAGGGAAAATACCTACTGATGGGGTTGAGCCAAGAGCTGGGGAAGGCCACAAAGCTCACCACCATTTGTCTATCCACCTACAGAGCTGAGCAGCACAGCAGGGCCCCAGGGCCAGGGTGACGGCCGAGGAAGCTCTCTCAGTATCCACAGCCTCCCCAGTGGCCCCAGCAGCCCCTTCTCCACTGAGGAGCAGCCTGTGGCCAGCTGGGGCCTATCCTTTGAGCGGCTGCTGCAGGACCCGCTGGGGCTGGCATATTTCACTGTAAGCCCTGGGATGGGATAGGGAGGGCAGATGGCAGTGGCCaccaggtggggggcgggggtagggtgGGTGGCATGGGAGAGGATATGGATGGAGCTTCAAGCTGGCCAGAGTGGAATTCCTGTGTCAGCTGCCTCATCCAGCCTTTCTTTGgcatcttcttccttttctctcagcAGGGAACTTGCCTCTGCCTCCCAtttcctctctgtgccttctgatCTGGCCCCATCTGTCTGTCTGGCCCTATCTGTCTGATTTGGCCTTTTGGCCCTATCTCTATCCCAATCTCTTTGACCGCATCCCCTGACtgggtctctgtgtctctgcctgcctcttcctTCTGTGCACCAGGAGTTCCTGAAGAAGGAGTTCAGTGCTGAGAATGTAACTTTCTGGAAGGCCTGTGAGCGCTTCCAGCAGATCCCTGCCAGCGACACCCAGCAGGTGGGGGAAAAGACGAGCTGGGGCAGAGTGGTGGGACCAGAGCCTGGGTCATGCCCCTGACCTTCACCTGTCCCTCCTGCAACAGCTTGCTCAGGAGGCCCGCCACATCTACCGGGAGTTCCTGTCCAGCCAGGCACTGAGCCCAGTGAACATAGACCGGCAGGCTTGGCTAGGCGAGGAGGTGCTGGCAGAGCCTCGACCGGACATGTTCCGGGAACAGCAGCTCCAGGTGAGTGTTCCCAGGGGCCTCGGTTTGGGATTAGGGGGAGTGGCCTTGGAAGAAAGGACAAGAGGTGGGACCAGATCCAGGGGCGAAGCCCGATTGTCAGGGGTGGGATGGGGTTGGAGTGGCCTATGGAGAGGAGCAAATTTGGATTTGGATGCCCGCACCAAAGTAAAATGCAGGGGCAGGGCGCGGGTCAGAGGGCGGTACCAGAGGCTACGGTGGATCAGGGTCTAGGGACAGTGGAGCCTAGCAGAGGTCGAGGCGGGGCCAAGAGTAGGCACTGGGCTAGATCAAGGAGTTGCGTGGGAGGGGCTAAAGTCTCAGCTGCTAGGTTGGGGACCCAGCTAATCCTGAGGACAGGGCCAGGTAAGCTGGGGGCAAGTCGAGCGCCCCCTTCGGCTCACTGCCCCGGCGCGGGTCCCGCAGATCTTCAACTTGATGAAGTTCGACAGCTATGCACGCTTCGTCAAGTCCCCGCTGTACCGAGAATGTCTCCTGGCGGAGGCCGAGGGACGCCCCCTGCGGGAACCTGGCTCCTCCAGCCCCGGCAGCCCCGACTCCACCAGGAAGGTGCGGACGAGGGGCAATGGGAGGCAGTGGGCCGGGCGCAGATCTGTAGGGTTGTGTCCACGGTCTGCACGTAGGCTGGGTCCGGCCCCGAGCCAGCGCCTTTCCTCCACCCGCAGAAACCGAAGCTGAAGTCCGGGAAGTCGCTGCCGCTGGGCGTGGAGGAGTTGGGGCACCAGCCTTCTGCTGAGGGCTCTGGCGGCCGCCCGCTCCGCAAGTCTTTCCGCAAGGGTGAGGGTCGGAGGCCACAGACAAGAGTCAGGGTGGGAGTTTGGGCAAGCTTTGAGAATGCCCCCTTCCTCCTATTTGTAAATCTGTGAAAACCGAAATACCCTGTGACCACCACGTTCCCTCGGTGGTTCGGTTTCCAGACTAGAGCCCGGAAGTTTGGGAAGCCCCCTCAGTAGCAACGCTTCCGTGGCCCCAAACCGCGTTAGATCCCTGCGGGAGGGCTCCAGCGGGGTCCACCTGGCGGTGGAGAAGGGGGTGTAGGGAGGAGGGGCTGTTCTGCTCACTGCTACGTCTCCCCTAGAACTGGCAGGCGGGGCCCCAAACTCAGCCTTGCGCAGAGAGTCCCAGGGCTCCCTCAACTCGTCTGCCAGTCTGGACCTCGGCTTCCTTGCCTTTGTAAGCAGCAAATCTGAGGTGAGCGGCCTGCTGGGGGGGACAACGTGCAGGCTAGGGCCACTATTCATGCCCCTTTGTGTGGCCACCATCATTCCTAGTCATGGTTCCTACTTACATCTTCCTGCTACCAACCC is a genomic window containing:
- the RGS14 gene encoding regulator of G-protein signaling 14, yielding MPGKPKHLGVPNGRMVLAVSDGELSSTAGPQGQGDGRGSSLSIHSLPSGPSSPFSTEEQPVASWGLSFERLLQDPLGLAYFTEFLKKEFSAENVTFWKACERFQQIPASDTQQLAQEARHIYREFLSSQALSPVNIDRQAWLGEEVLAEPRPDMFREQQLQIFNLMKFDSYARFVKSPLYRECLLAEAEGRPLREPGSSSPGSPDSTRKKPKLKSGKSLPLGVEELGHQPSAEGSGGRPLRKSFRKELAGGAPNSALRRESQGSLNSSASLDLGFLAFVSSKSESHRKSLGSTEGESESRPGKYCCVYLPDGTASLALARPGLTIRDMLAGICEKRGLSLPDIKVYLVGNEQKALVLDQDCTVLADQEVRLENRITFELELAALDRVVRISAKPTKRLQEALQPILMKHGLSPQQVALCLPGEKQPLDLGKLVSSVAAQRLVLDTLPGVKTPEAGDTAPCRSQGGQPRTQNKATHPSSLSLNSMAQATTGKRQTCDIEGLVELLNRVQSSGAHDQRGLLRKEDLVLPEFLQLPVQGSNSQEAPPQTESEVQPKGDPLDSTAHSAL